The proteins below are encoded in one region of Doryrhamphus excisus isolate RoL2022-K1 chromosome 4, RoL_Dexc_1.0, whole genome shotgun sequence:
- the cdc14b gene encoding dual specificity protein phosphatase CDC14B isoform X7 produces MKRKSEGRRIESRRKRRCAALDASEAEPNSDIYIEISDQLYFAILQQKLKSTTERHCFCIDEELAYENFYADFGPLNLAMFYRFCCKLTKKLKSITLSRKKIVFYTCGDQKKQANAAYLIGSYAVMYLNMTPEEAYSLLVSRNCTYIPFRDASFGTCMYNLNILDCLRAVHKALQYGWLDFSNFDVEEYEHYERAENGDLNWIIPGKFLAFSGPHPKSKIENGYPLHAPEAYIPYFSKHNITSIIRLNKKMYDARRFTDSGFEHHDLFFVDGSTPNDTIVRKFLNICENSEGAIAVHCKAGLGRTGTLIGCYMMKHYCMTAAEVIAWIRICRPGSIIGPQQNFVEEKQNSLWAEGDVFREKMLSERENGKLAVTRILSGVDDITINGSNKNRASKKGETELYDDNEERNGVTQGDKLRALKSKRQARSSSSLSQEENKVHTRSASLNRAVLQTSVNSLALSDHSDSRKRTRTSLPVSGACSHSIPKARAPLLR; encoded by the exons ATGAAGCGAAAGAGCGAAGGGAGGCGAATAGAGTCGAGGAGGAAGAGGCGCTGTGCAGCTCTGGACGCCTCAGAGGCGGAGCCAAACTCGGATATTTACATTGAGATTTCAG ATCAACTGTATTTCGCCATCCTTCAACAAAAGCTGAAAAGCACGACTGAGCGACATTGTTTCTGCATAGATGAAGAGTTGGCATATGAAAA CTTCTATGCGGACTTTGGCCCTCTCAACCTGGCCATGTTTTATCGCTTCTGTTGCAAGCTGACAAAGAAACTCAAG TCCATTACACTTTCAAGGAAGAAGATTGTATTTTATACCTGTGGTGATCAGAAGAAACAAGCCAATGCTGCCTACCTCATAGGCTCATATGCA gtgATGTACCTGAATATGACACCAGAGGAGGCCTACAGTCTGCTGGTGTCAAGGAACTGCACTTATATTCCATTCCG AGATGCCTCGTTTGGAACCTGCATGTACAATCTGAACATCCTCGACTGCCTCCGTGCTGTGCACAAG GCGCTGCAGTACGGCTGGCTGGACTTCTCCAACTTTGACGTGGAGGAATACGAGCACTACGAGAGGGCGGAAAATGGTGATTTGAACTGGATTATTCCGGGGAAGTTCCTTGCATTTAGTGGGCCTCATCCCAAAAGCAAAATAGAGAACG GCTACCCTCTGCATGCACCCGAGGCCTACATCCCTTATTTTAGCAAACACAACATCACCAGTATTATCCGACTCAACAAAAAGATGTACGATGCCCGGCGCTTCACAGACTCAGGCTTTGAACATCATGACCTCTTTTTTGTGGACGGGAGCACGCCCAACGACACCATTGTCAGGAAGTTCCTCAATATCTGTGAAAACTCAGAAGGAGCCATCGCTGTCCACTGCAAGG CCGGTTTGGGGCGCACTGGCACTCTGATTGGCTGCTACATGATGAAGCATTACTGCATGACTGCGGCGGAGGTGATTGCTTGGATACGGATCTGTCGCCCAGGGTCCATCATCGGGCCTCAGCAGAACTTTGTTGAAGA GAAGCAGAATAGTCTGTGGGCCGAGGGAGATGTCTTCCGGGAGAAAATGCTCAGCGAAAGAGAGAACGGTAAACTTGCCGTGACGAGAATCCTCTCCGGAGTGGACGACATAACCATTAACGGCAGCAACAAGAACAGGGCATCCAAGAAAGGAGAGACGGAGCTG TATGACGACAATGAAGAGCGGAACGGGGTGACGCAGGGCGACAAACTGCGAGCCCTGAAGAGCAAGAGGCAAGCCAGATCCTCAAGTTCATTATC GCAAGAAGAGAATAAGGTTCACACCAGGTCGGCGTCTCTTAA CAGGGCGGTGCTTCAGACCAGCGTCAACTCATTGGCTCTGTCCGACCATTCGGACAGTAGGAAGAGGACCAGAACCTCACTGCCAGTCAGCGGAGCATGCAG TCACTCCATACCTAAAGCAAGAGCACCTTTACTTCGGTGA
- the cdc14b gene encoding dual specificity protein phosphatase CDC14B isoform X5: protein MKRKSEGRRIESRRKRRCAALDASEAEPNSDIYIEISDQLYFAILQQKLKSTTERHCFCIDEELAYENFYADFGPLNLAMFYRFCCKLTKKLKSITLSRKKIVFYTCGDQKKQANAAYLIGSYAVMYLNMTPEEAYSLLVSRNCTYIPFRDASFGTCMYNLNILDCLRAVHKALQYGWLDFSNFDVEEYEHYERAENGDLNWIIPGKFLAFSGPHPKSKIENGYPLHAPEAYIPYFSKHNITSIIRLNKKMYDARRFTDSGFEHHDLFFVDGSTPNDTIVRKFLNICENSEGAIAVHCKAGLGRTGTLIGCYMMKHYCMTAAEVIAWIRICRPGSIIGPQQNFVEEKQNSLWAEGDVFREKMLSERENGKLAVTRILSGVDDITINGSNKNRASKKGETELYDDNEERNGVTQGDKLRALKSKRQARSSSSLSQEENKVHTRSASLNRAVLQTSVNSLALSDHSDSRKRTRTSLPVSGACRSAASSGHKARRSLQSVRFSKLCHSIPKARAPLLR, encoded by the exons ATGAAGCGAAAGAGCGAAGGGAGGCGAATAGAGTCGAGGAGGAAGAGGCGCTGTGCAGCTCTGGACGCCTCAGAGGCGGAGCCAAACTCGGATATTTACATTGAGATTTCAG ATCAACTGTATTTCGCCATCCTTCAACAAAAGCTGAAAAGCACGACTGAGCGACATTGTTTCTGCATAGATGAAGAGTTGGCATATGAAAA CTTCTATGCGGACTTTGGCCCTCTCAACCTGGCCATGTTTTATCGCTTCTGTTGCAAGCTGACAAAGAAACTCAAG TCCATTACACTTTCAAGGAAGAAGATTGTATTTTATACCTGTGGTGATCAGAAGAAACAAGCCAATGCTGCCTACCTCATAGGCTCATATGCA gtgATGTACCTGAATATGACACCAGAGGAGGCCTACAGTCTGCTGGTGTCAAGGAACTGCACTTATATTCCATTCCG AGATGCCTCGTTTGGAACCTGCATGTACAATCTGAACATCCTCGACTGCCTCCGTGCTGTGCACAAG GCGCTGCAGTACGGCTGGCTGGACTTCTCCAACTTTGACGTGGAGGAATACGAGCACTACGAGAGGGCGGAAAATGGTGATTTGAACTGGATTATTCCGGGGAAGTTCCTTGCATTTAGTGGGCCTCATCCCAAAAGCAAAATAGAGAACG GCTACCCTCTGCATGCACCCGAGGCCTACATCCCTTATTTTAGCAAACACAACATCACCAGTATTATCCGACTCAACAAAAAGATGTACGATGCCCGGCGCTTCACAGACTCAGGCTTTGAACATCATGACCTCTTTTTTGTGGACGGGAGCACGCCCAACGACACCATTGTCAGGAAGTTCCTCAATATCTGTGAAAACTCAGAAGGAGCCATCGCTGTCCACTGCAAGG CCGGTTTGGGGCGCACTGGCACTCTGATTGGCTGCTACATGATGAAGCATTACTGCATGACTGCGGCGGAGGTGATTGCTTGGATACGGATCTGTCGCCCAGGGTCCATCATCGGGCCTCAGCAGAACTTTGTTGAAGA GAAGCAGAATAGTCTGTGGGCCGAGGGAGATGTCTTCCGGGAGAAAATGCTCAGCGAAAGAGAGAACGGTAAACTTGCCGTGACGAGAATCCTCTCCGGAGTGGACGACATAACCATTAACGGCAGCAACAAGAACAGGGCATCCAAGAAAGGAGAGACGGAGCTG TATGACGACAATGAAGAGCGGAACGGGGTGACGCAGGGCGACAAACTGCGAGCCCTGAAGAGCAAGAGGCAAGCCAGATCCTCAAGTTCATTATC GCAAGAAGAGAATAAGGTTCACACCAGGTCGGCGTCTCTTAA CAGGGCGGTGCTTCAGACCAGCGTCAACTCATTGGCTCTGTCCGACCATTCGGACAGTAGGAAGAGGACCAGAACCTCACTGCCAGTCAGCGGAGCATGCAG AAGCGCAGCCTCCAGTGGACATAAAGCTCGCCGCTCTTTGCAATCTGTGCGATTTTCTAAGCTATG TCACTCCATACCTAAAGCAAGAGCACCTTTACTTCGGTGA
- the cdc14b gene encoding dual specificity protein phosphatase CDC14B isoform X6: MKRKSEGRRIESRRKRRCAALDASEAEPNSDIYIEISDQLYFAILQQKLKSTTERHCFCIDEELAYENFYADFGPLNLAMFYRFCCKLTKKLKSITLSRKKIVFYTCGDQKKQANAAYLIGSYAVMYLNMTPEEAYSLLVSRNCTYIPFRDASFGTCMYNLNILDCLRAVHKALQYGWLDFSNFDVEEYEHYERAENGDLNWIIPGKFLAFSGPHPKSKIENGYPLHAPEAYIPYFSKHNITSIIRLNKKMYDARRFTDSGFEHHDLFFVDGSTPNDTIVRKFLNICENSEGAIAVHCKAGLGRTGTLIGCYMMKHYCMTAAEVIAWIRICRPGSIIGPQQNFVEEKQNSLWAEGDVFREKMLSERENGKLAVTRILSGVDDITINGSNKNRASKKGETELYDDNEERNGVTQGDKLRALKSKRQARSSSSLSQEENKVHTRSASLKAVLQTSVNSLALSDHSDSRKRTRTSLPVSGACRSAASSGHKARRSLQSVRFSKLCHSIPKARAPLLR, translated from the exons ATGAAGCGAAAGAGCGAAGGGAGGCGAATAGAGTCGAGGAGGAAGAGGCGCTGTGCAGCTCTGGACGCCTCAGAGGCGGAGCCAAACTCGGATATTTACATTGAGATTTCAG ATCAACTGTATTTCGCCATCCTTCAACAAAAGCTGAAAAGCACGACTGAGCGACATTGTTTCTGCATAGATGAAGAGTTGGCATATGAAAA CTTCTATGCGGACTTTGGCCCTCTCAACCTGGCCATGTTTTATCGCTTCTGTTGCAAGCTGACAAAGAAACTCAAG TCCATTACACTTTCAAGGAAGAAGATTGTATTTTATACCTGTGGTGATCAGAAGAAACAAGCCAATGCTGCCTACCTCATAGGCTCATATGCA gtgATGTACCTGAATATGACACCAGAGGAGGCCTACAGTCTGCTGGTGTCAAGGAACTGCACTTATATTCCATTCCG AGATGCCTCGTTTGGAACCTGCATGTACAATCTGAACATCCTCGACTGCCTCCGTGCTGTGCACAAG GCGCTGCAGTACGGCTGGCTGGACTTCTCCAACTTTGACGTGGAGGAATACGAGCACTACGAGAGGGCGGAAAATGGTGATTTGAACTGGATTATTCCGGGGAAGTTCCTTGCATTTAGTGGGCCTCATCCCAAAAGCAAAATAGAGAACG GCTACCCTCTGCATGCACCCGAGGCCTACATCCCTTATTTTAGCAAACACAACATCACCAGTATTATCCGACTCAACAAAAAGATGTACGATGCCCGGCGCTTCACAGACTCAGGCTTTGAACATCATGACCTCTTTTTTGTGGACGGGAGCACGCCCAACGACACCATTGTCAGGAAGTTCCTCAATATCTGTGAAAACTCAGAAGGAGCCATCGCTGTCCACTGCAAGG CCGGTTTGGGGCGCACTGGCACTCTGATTGGCTGCTACATGATGAAGCATTACTGCATGACTGCGGCGGAGGTGATTGCTTGGATACGGATCTGTCGCCCAGGGTCCATCATCGGGCCTCAGCAGAACTTTGTTGAAGA GAAGCAGAATAGTCTGTGGGCCGAGGGAGATGTCTTCCGGGAGAAAATGCTCAGCGAAAGAGAGAACGGTAAACTTGCCGTGACGAGAATCCTCTCCGGAGTGGACGACATAACCATTAACGGCAGCAACAAGAACAGGGCATCCAAGAAAGGAGAGACGGAGCTG TATGACGACAATGAAGAGCGGAACGGGGTGACGCAGGGCGACAAACTGCGAGCCCTGAAGAGCAAGAGGCAAGCCAGATCCTCAAGTTCATTATC GCAAGAAGAGAATAAGGTTCACACCAGGTCGGCGTCTCTTAA GGCGGTGCTTCAGACCAGCGTCAACTCATTGGCTCTGTCCGACCATTCGGACAGTAGGAAGAGGACCAGAACCTCACTGCCAGTCAGCGGAGCATGCAG AAGCGCAGCCTCCAGTGGACATAAAGCTCGCCGCTCTTTGCAATCTGTGCGATTTTCTAAGCTATG TCACTCCATACCTAAAGCAAGAGCACCTTTACTTCGGTGA
- the cdc14b gene encoding dual specificity protein phosphatase CDC14B isoform X3: protein MKRKSEGRRIESRRKRRCAALDASEAEPNSDIYIEISDQLYFAILQQKLKSTTERHCFCIDEELAYENFYADFGPLNLAMFYRFCCKLTKKLKSITLSRKKIVFYTCGDQKKQANAAYLIGSYAVMYLNMTPEEAYSLLVSRNCTYIPFRDASFGTCMYNLNILDCLRAVHKALQYGWLDFSNFDVEEYEHYERAENGDLNWIIPGKFLAFSGPHPKSKIENGYPLHAPEAYIPYFSKHNITSIIRLNKKMYDARRFTDSGFEHHDLFFVDGSTPNDTIVRKFLNICENSEGAIAVHCKAGLGRTGTLIGCYMMKHYCMTAAEVIAWIRICRPGSIIGPQQNFVEEKQNSLWAEGDVFREKMLSERENGKLAVTRILSGVDDITINGSNKNRASKKGETELYDDNEERNGVTQGDKLRALKSKRQARSSSSLSQEENKVHTRSASLNRAVLQTSVNSLALSDHSDSRKRTRTSLPVSGACSTVCRTPLVGSFHVMAGGPVHCEPCGGHKDATNTCTPVNLNMAHLQSLHT, encoded by the exons ATGAAGCGAAAGAGCGAAGGGAGGCGAATAGAGTCGAGGAGGAAGAGGCGCTGTGCAGCTCTGGACGCCTCAGAGGCGGAGCCAAACTCGGATATTTACATTGAGATTTCAG ATCAACTGTATTTCGCCATCCTTCAACAAAAGCTGAAAAGCACGACTGAGCGACATTGTTTCTGCATAGATGAAGAGTTGGCATATGAAAA CTTCTATGCGGACTTTGGCCCTCTCAACCTGGCCATGTTTTATCGCTTCTGTTGCAAGCTGACAAAGAAACTCAAG TCCATTACACTTTCAAGGAAGAAGATTGTATTTTATACCTGTGGTGATCAGAAGAAACAAGCCAATGCTGCCTACCTCATAGGCTCATATGCA gtgATGTACCTGAATATGACACCAGAGGAGGCCTACAGTCTGCTGGTGTCAAGGAACTGCACTTATATTCCATTCCG AGATGCCTCGTTTGGAACCTGCATGTACAATCTGAACATCCTCGACTGCCTCCGTGCTGTGCACAAG GCGCTGCAGTACGGCTGGCTGGACTTCTCCAACTTTGACGTGGAGGAATACGAGCACTACGAGAGGGCGGAAAATGGTGATTTGAACTGGATTATTCCGGGGAAGTTCCTTGCATTTAGTGGGCCTCATCCCAAAAGCAAAATAGAGAACG GCTACCCTCTGCATGCACCCGAGGCCTACATCCCTTATTTTAGCAAACACAACATCACCAGTATTATCCGACTCAACAAAAAGATGTACGATGCCCGGCGCTTCACAGACTCAGGCTTTGAACATCATGACCTCTTTTTTGTGGACGGGAGCACGCCCAACGACACCATTGTCAGGAAGTTCCTCAATATCTGTGAAAACTCAGAAGGAGCCATCGCTGTCCACTGCAAGG CCGGTTTGGGGCGCACTGGCACTCTGATTGGCTGCTACATGATGAAGCATTACTGCATGACTGCGGCGGAGGTGATTGCTTGGATACGGATCTGTCGCCCAGGGTCCATCATCGGGCCTCAGCAGAACTTTGTTGAAGA GAAGCAGAATAGTCTGTGGGCCGAGGGAGATGTCTTCCGGGAGAAAATGCTCAGCGAAAGAGAGAACGGTAAACTTGCCGTGACGAGAATCCTCTCCGGAGTGGACGACATAACCATTAACGGCAGCAACAAGAACAGGGCATCCAAGAAAGGAGAGACGGAGCTG TATGACGACAATGAAGAGCGGAACGGGGTGACGCAGGGCGACAAACTGCGAGCCCTGAAGAGCAAGAGGCAAGCCAGATCCTCAAGTTCATTATC GCAAGAAGAGAATAAGGTTCACACCAGGTCGGCGTCTCTTAA CAGGGCGGTGCTTCAGACCAGCGTCAACTCATTGGCTCTGTCCGACCATTCGGACAGTAGGAAGAGGACCAGAACCTCACTGCCAGTCAGCGGAGCATGCAG CACCGTGTGTCGCACCCCATTGGTGGGCAGCTTTCACGTAATGGCCGGCGGCCCCGTGCATTGTGAGCCATGTGGCGGCCATAAAGACGCAACCAACACGTGCACTCCCGTCAACTTAAACATGGCGCACTTGCAG TCACTCCATACCTAA
- the cdc14b gene encoding dual specificity protein phosphatase CDC14B isoform X1, producing MKRKSEGRRIESRRKRRCAALDASEAEPNSDIYIEISDQLYFAILQQKLKSTTERHCFCIDEELAYENFYADFGPLNLAMFYRFCCKLTKKLKSITLSRKKIVFYTCGDQKKQANAAYLIGSYAVMYLNMTPEEAYSLLVSRNCTYIPFRDASFGTCMYNLNILDCLRAVHKALQYGWLDFSNFDVEEYEHYERAENGDLNWIIPGKFLAFSGPHPKSKIENGYPLHAPEAYIPYFSKHNITSIIRLNKKMYDARRFTDSGFEHHDLFFVDGSTPNDTIVRKFLNICENSEGAIAVHCKAGLGRTGTLIGCYMMKHYCMTAAEVIAWIRICRPGSIIGPQQNFVEEKQNSLWAEGDVFREKMLSERENGKLAVTRILSGVDDITINGSNKNRASKKGETELYDDNEERNGVTQGDKLRALKSKRQARSSSSLSQEENKVHTRSASLNRAVLQTSVNSLALSDHSDSRKRTRTSLPVSGACSTVCRTPLVGSFHVMAGGPVHCEPCGGHKDATNTCTPVNLNMAHLQKRSLQWT from the exons ATGAAGCGAAAGAGCGAAGGGAGGCGAATAGAGTCGAGGAGGAAGAGGCGCTGTGCAGCTCTGGACGCCTCAGAGGCGGAGCCAAACTCGGATATTTACATTGAGATTTCAG ATCAACTGTATTTCGCCATCCTTCAACAAAAGCTGAAAAGCACGACTGAGCGACATTGTTTCTGCATAGATGAAGAGTTGGCATATGAAAA CTTCTATGCGGACTTTGGCCCTCTCAACCTGGCCATGTTTTATCGCTTCTGTTGCAAGCTGACAAAGAAACTCAAG TCCATTACACTTTCAAGGAAGAAGATTGTATTTTATACCTGTGGTGATCAGAAGAAACAAGCCAATGCTGCCTACCTCATAGGCTCATATGCA gtgATGTACCTGAATATGACACCAGAGGAGGCCTACAGTCTGCTGGTGTCAAGGAACTGCACTTATATTCCATTCCG AGATGCCTCGTTTGGAACCTGCATGTACAATCTGAACATCCTCGACTGCCTCCGTGCTGTGCACAAG GCGCTGCAGTACGGCTGGCTGGACTTCTCCAACTTTGACGTGGAGGAATACGAGCACTACGAGAGGGCGGAAAATGGTGATTTGAACTGGATTATTCCGGGGAAGTTCCTTGCATTTAGTGGGCCTCATCCCAAAAGCAAAATAGAGAACG GCTACCCTCTGCATGCACCCGAGGCCTACATCCCTTATTTTAGCAAACACAACATCACCAGTATTATCCGACTCAACAAAAAGATGTACGATGCCCGGCGCTTCACAGACTCAGGCTTTGAACATCATGACCTCTTTTTTGTGGACGGGAGCACGCCCAACGACACCATTGTCAGGAAGTTCCTCAATATCTGTGAAAACTCAGAAGGAGCCATCGCTGTCCACTGCAAGG CCGGTTTGGGGCGCACTGGCACTCTGATTGGCTGCTACATGATGAAGCATTACTGCATGACTGCGGCGGAGGTGATTGCTTGGATACGGATCTGTCGCCCAGGGTCCATCATCGGGCCTCAGCAGAACTTTGTTGAAGA GAAGCAGAATAGTCTGTGGGCCGAGGGAGATGTCTTCCGGGAGAAAATGCTCAGCGAAAGAGAGAACGGTAAACTTGCCGTGACGAGAATCCTCTCCGGAGTGGACGACATAACCATTAACGGCAGCAACAAGAACAGGGCATCCAAGAAAGGAGAGACGGAGCTG TATGACGACAATGAAGAGCGGAACGGGGTGACGCAGGGCGACAAACTGCGAGCCCTGAAGAGCAAGAGGCAAGCCAGATCCTCAAGTTCATTATC GCAAGAAGAGAATAAGGTTCACACCAGGTCGGCGTCTCTTAA CAGGGCGGTGCTTCAGACCAGCGTCAACTCATTGGCTCTGTCCGACCATTCGGACAGTAGGAAGAGGACCAGAACCTCACTGCCAGTCAGCGGAGCATGCAG CACCGTGTGTCGCACCCCATTGGTGGGCAGCTTTCACGTAATGGCCGGCGGCCCCGTGCATTGTGAGCCATGTGGCGGCCATAAAGACGCAACCAACACGTGCACTCCCGTCAACTTAAACATGGCGCACTTGCAG AAGCGCAGCCTCCAGTGGACATAA
- the cdc14b gene encoding dual specificity protein phosphatase CDC14B isoform X4, whose protein sequence is MFKRAQVNMNEEDVLSRCIEIIQDQLYFAILQQKLKSTTERHCFCIDEELAYENFYADFGPLNLAMFYRFCCKLTKKLKSITLSRKKIVFYTCGDQKKQANAAYLIGSYAVMYLNMTPEEAYSLLVSRNCTYIPFRDASFGTCMYNLNILDCLRAVHKALQYGWLDFSNFDVEEYEHYERAENGDLNWIIPGKFLAFSGPHPKSKIENGYPLHAPEAYIPYFSKHNITSIIRLNKKMYDARRFTDSGFEHHDLFFVDGSTPNDTIVRKFLNICENSEGAIAVHCKAGLGRTGTLIGCYMMKHYCMTAAEVIAWIRICRPGSIIGPQQNFVEEKQNSLWAEGDVFREKMLSERENGKLAVTRILSGVDDITINGSNKNRASKKGETELYDDNEERNGVTQGDKLRALKSKRQARSSSSLSQEENKVHTRSASLNRAVLQTSVNSLALSDHSDSRKRTRTSLPVSGACSTVCRTPLVGSFHVMAGGPVHCEPCGGHKDATNTCTPVNLNMAHLQKRSLQWT, encoded by the exons ATGTTTAAAAGAGCTCAAGTCAACATGAACGAAGAGGATGTTTTGTCAAGATGCATTGAGATCATCCAGG ATCAACTGTATTTCGCCATCCTTCAACAAAAGCTGAAAAGCACGACTGAGCGACATTGTTTCTGCATAGATGAAGAGTTGGCATATGAAAA CTTCTATGCGGACTTTGGCCCTCTCAACCTGGCCATGTTTTATCGCTTCTGTTGCAAGCTGACAAAGAAACTCAAG TCCATTACACTTTCAAGGAAGAAGATTGTATTTTATACCTGTGGTGATCAGAAGAAACAAGCCAATGCTGCCTACCTCATAGGCTCATATGCA gtgATGTACCTGAATATGACACCAGAGGAGGCCTACAGTCTGCTGGTGTCAAGGAACTGCACTTATATTCCATTCCG AGATGCCTCGTTTGGAACCTGCATGTACAATCTGAACATCCTCGACTGCCTCCGTGCTGTGCACAAG GCGCTGCAGTACGGCTGGCTGGACTTCTCCAACTTTGACGTGGAGGAATACGAGCACTACGAGAGGGCGGAAAATGGTGATTTGAACTGGATTATTCCGGGGAAGTTCCTTGCATTTAGTGGGCCTCATCCCAAAAGCAAAATAGAGAACG GCTACCCTCTGCATGCACCCGAGGCCTACATCCCTTATTTTAGCAAACACAACATCACCAGTATTATCCGACTCAACAAAAAGATGTACGATGCCCGGCGCTTCACAGACTCAGGCTTTGAACATCATGACCTCTTTTTTGTGGACGGGAGCACGCCCAACGACACCATTGTCAGGAAGTTCCTCAATATCTGTGAAAACTCAGAAGGAGCCATCGCTGTCCACTGCAAGG CCGGTTTGGGGCGCACTGGCACTCTGATTGGCTGCTACATGATGAAGCATTACTGCATGACTGCGGCGGAGGTGATTGCTTGGATACGGATCTGTCGCCCAGGGTCCATCATCGGGCCTCAGCAGAACTTTGTTGAAGA GAAGCAGAATAGTCTGTGGGCCGAGGGAGATGTCTTCCGGGAGAAAATGCTCAGCGAAAGAGAGAACGGTAAACTTGCCGTGACGAGAATCCTCTCCGGAGTGGACGACATAACCATTAACGGCAGCAACAAGAACAGGGCATCCAAGAAAGGAGAGACGGAGCTG TATGACGACAATGAAGAGCGGAACGGGGTGACGCAGGGCGACAAACTGCGAGCCCTGAAGAGCAAGAGGCAAGCCAGATCCTCAAGTTCATTATC GCAAGAAGAGAATAAGGTTCACACCAGGTCGGCGTCTCTTAA CAGGGCGGTGCTTCAGACCAGCGTCAACTCATTGGCTCTGTCCGACCATTCGGACAGTAGGAAGAGGACCAGAACCTCACTGCCAGTCAGCGGAGCATGCAG CACCGTGTGTCGCACCCCATTGGTGGGCAGCTTTCACGTAATGGCCGGCGGCCCCGTGCATTGTGAGCCATGTGGCGGCCATAAAGACGCAACCAACACGTGCACTCCCGTCAACTTAAACATGGCGCACTTGCAG AAGCGCAGCCTCCAGTGGACATAA